The window GCTCCTGCGGAGCATGCAGGAGGGCGAGATCGACATCCTCGTGGGAACCCAGATGATCGCGAAGGGACACGATTTCCCCCAGGTCACCCTGGTGGGGGTCCTCCTGGCGGACCTTTCCCTCTCCTTTCCCGATTTCCGCTCGTCGGAAAGGACATTCCAGGTGCTCACGCAGGTTTCCGGCCGGGCTGGAAGGAGGGGGACGGTGGGGCAGGTGATCATCCAGACCTACCAGCCCGATCACTATGCGATCTTGAAGGCGGCAGCGCACAAGTACAGCGAGTTCATGGACATCGAGCTCTCCCACCGGTCGGAGCTCGGCTACCCGCCCTTCTCGCGCCTTCTTCTTATCCGCGTCTCGGGAAAGGACAAAGCCGGTGTTGAAAAGCGGGCCCAGGAAGTTGCCGAGACCCTCTACTTCCGGTTCGATAGCAGGACTGACCTGAAAATTCTCGGTCCCTCACCCGCACCGATCTGGAAGATCAAGAAGCAGTACATCTATCAGATTCTCGTGAAGTCGTCTCCCGATGCCGACTTCTCTCCCCTGATGGACGTGGTAAACGCCGAGTTTGGCGGGGGAAAGCGAAAAGGGGGTATCCGGGTCGACTTCGATGTGGACCCCTACCAGCTCATGTACTGATAGGCACGGATATTGCCGCCTCCTCCAGGAAACGCCAGGAGGTGGACGATGAGGATCAACTTTATCCTGAACAGCGGGGGTATCCCCGAAGGAAAGCTGGCCGACGTGGAGATTATCTTCGACGAGGGATGTCTTTCGGGGCTGAAGCTCACCGGCATGACCGTCTGGAAGGGCAACGGCGAGAAGGGCCCCTACGTGACCTTCCCCAGCAGGCCCTACCACGACGGCGAGAGAAGGAGGTTTTACGATTATCTGCGGGCGGGGAATGCCGGCAACCACGCAGCGGTGAGGGATTTCAAGGGCTACATCGTGGGGGAATACTTCCGCGTTGCCGATGAGCGCTAG is drawn from Deltaproteobacteria bacterium and contains these coding sequences:
- the priA gene encoding primosomal protein N'; this encodes VIIVDEEHDQAYKQDEGVKYNARDLAIVKGGLFRIPVVLGSATPSGESYFRAKTGEFRYLELPERVAQGSLPDVRIVDLTENRARRGFKRYVSSELEELIEATLARDEKVMLFINRRGFSPWILCLDCGFVERCGDCSVSLTPHRQEGALICHYCGMRKPVPIECPRCSGPKMAPIGIGTEKLEAFLNRKWKEQRVSRMDSDATRRRGVYGALLRSMQEGEIDILVGTQMIAKGHDFPQVTLVGVLLADLSLSFPDFRSSERTFQVLTQVSGRAGRRGTVGQVIIQTYQPDHYAILKAAAHKYSEFMDIELSHRSELGYPPFSRLLLIRVSGKDKAGVEKRAQEVAETLYFRFDSRTDLKILGPSPAPIWKIKKQYIYQILVKSSPDADFSPLMDVVNAEFGGGKRKGGIRVDFDVDPYQLMY